The genomic stretch ATATCTTCTCATTAATATACCCTTTGCTATTCTTTATGCCATCATAGGATGGAATCTTGTTTTTTAAAATACATAACACTATGAAAAAAATACGCGTTCAGTTTCTGCTTTTTGTGTACAATAAAACTCAAAAACTCTACAGGAAATACTTTAAAAAGAAAAAAAGACAATGGCAGTTCAATGAAAAACAGCTGCTGGAATTTAAAGAAGACTCACTGGGAAGAAAATTAGGTGAATTCTACCATCAACACGGGTTTTCGATGATTCCCAAAATGGAAAACCACGATGTTCACCATCTGATTACCGGTTGCGGAACCAACTTTGAGGATGAAATTGCCATGCAATACCTTCTGTTGGGCAACGGAAAACTCAATGCTCATCTTTTGGCGGCTATCATACTGGGAACCCTTATCCTTCCGGAATATATGAAAATTTACCTTAAGGCATATCGGAAAGGTCAGAATATGAGAGCGTTTTATGAATGGGATTTCGAAGAGTTGTTGTGGCAGAACTTTGAACATCTGAAAGACTTTATCCAACAGAAGAATACTGTTGTTCTACATTAAAACTATTGAAATGGAAAATATAAAGTTCAGTGTAATTGGGGAATATACGTTTCTTATTTCTTTTGGATTGGGAACATTTCTGTTCATATTATTTTTTATTACTAAAAATGACTTTTTGCTGGTTTACGGGTTTATGTATGCCATCTTTGCCATACTTGTGAATGTCATAGTACTTGTATATGAACTGCTTGTATTCCTCATGGATGTTTCCGAAAGAAAAGACTCAGGGAACTCTGTTCTCCTTTTATTAGCCAATATTCCCATTGCAACATTATATATTCTGGTCATTTGCAATTTTTTATAACTCAACTTTTAAACTTTAGACCTTATGAAAACACATCACTATATATTTCTCACGACAGCCCTGTTTGTTATTCTATTCTACGATCAGGGTATGGGGCTGAATCTTGGAATCCTTGGAATTCTATACGCTATTCTGAATTTTTTCAAAACACCAGAAAAAAACAAAACCAGAACAGTTTATCTCCTGACGGGCACAAGTATCCTTTCGGGGATTGCATTTGCTTGGTATGGAGATTTTCCATCTTTTCTCGCAATAGCAAGTTCACTTCTTTTGCTGGCTTATAAATCAAGGAACAGGAAAATGAAGATCCTTTTTCTGATTCCTGTTTTTATAACCAATTGCTGTACCTCAATTTGTAGAATCTTTATGCTTGATAAATGGCTCCCTCAAAGAAATGTTCCGGGAATGTGGCAGAAAATTATGGCCTTTGTTCTCATTCCGCTAGTCCTTTTATCCGTTTTCTTTGGAATTTATGCAGCTGGAAGTGACCATTTTGCCGCTCTTTTTACAGACTATGAATTGGATATCAATCTTTGGCAAGTCTTCTGTCTGTCCGTTTTAGGATTCTTTATTGCTTTCAATTACTGGAATTTTGCCGTAGAAAAAATGATTTATAAAAACCATCACTTTTTGGATAATGATTTTCAAAAAAATGCCCAGAAACCTAAAGCAACTTATTCGTTCCTTGATCTGGAAGCAGAAAGAATGAGTGGGATAGTATCCTTTTTCTGTCTGAATATTTTGCTGATCTTTTTCATTGTCACTTACAATTACGAACAGTTTTATGAAGTTTCAAAAACACCCGTTCAACTTTCGGAAGAAACCCATGAGCGTGTTAATGCAGTGATTATGTCTATTGTAATGGCTATTCTGGTCATCATGTTTTATTTTAAATCCGGGTTCAATTTTGATCCTAAAGCAAAATGGCTGAAAATTTTGGCTAAAGTCTGGATTGTTTTAAATGCAGTACTTATCCTTTCTGCAGCAGCAAAAAATTATGAATATATCATCAACTATGCTTTTACCTACAAAAGATTGGGTGTTTTTGCTTTCCTTTTTTTATCTCTGGTAGGACTTAGTTTAACCTTTATAAAAATTCAAAGACAAAAAAGAAATATATTCCTGTTCAATACCATGGCATGGTACTTTTATGGAACCATTTTGATATGCAGTTATATCAACTGGGGTGGCTTTATAACCTCACAGAATATAACCCGCAAGAATTTTGATTTGAATTATCATTGGGCATCAGTTAATTTCAACTATGAAAGTTTGATAAAATATGCAGATGAAAAGAACAATCAAAAACTTAAAAAAGATGTTCTGAATACGATTAAGACAGAAAAATCCAAGTCTTTCCTTTCAAAGATCATCTATTATCAAACTATTAAATAGCCGTTAAAAAGAGTTGGAACAATTTTAGCATTTAAAAAGGACTGATTAACCAGGATTGTGTTGAAATGGAAAATGATGGCATATTTCAAAACATGTTTACGTATTGGCAATATCCACTATAGTATAAATTTGGAAGTATGGAAAACTAGATTAAATTTTCACCTTCCAGCTTCCACCTTTCCTCATCCTCAAAATTAATTATTATGAAAAAAAGCTTATTGTTAATTCCATTGATTATTATTTCATGTAAAAAAGATCCTGCTGTGGCAGATGTACCTCAAAAGGATTCAACTATTGTAACGGAAATGCCTGACTCTGTCTATAAAGCAGATTCTGTAGCGTTGAAAAAGAAAGATTCAATTATTAACAATGCTCCTGCTACTAAGGAAGTCTTACGTAAAGGTGTGATGAGAAATGAAAAAGAAGGGCAGATTATAAGAACAGCAGATGCCTCCCAACTTCCTTTCACATTGGGGGAAGAATTCAAAGATGAAGATCAGGAACTGGTTTTAAAACTGACTCATTTTGAACAGTCCAATATCAAAGCAAAGATTTCAACCAAAGAAAAAGACTTTAATATCAGGTTTAATCAGATAAGACTTCCCAATGGAAATTATGATGGCCCTTTCGGAAGAGAGATGACCTATGAAATTTCGGAAAAAGGAGAAGTATGGCTGATTATTGGAAAAAGTAATATGGCATCCGGGAATACAAAAGGGCATTTTACAGTAAGTATTGAATAGCATCCATCAATTTGGTACAGTTTCTGCAAATTAATTACATAAGTTTAAATTTAAAAATTATGAAAAATATAGTTCTAACAGCAATGGCCGCTTCAGCTGTACTTGTAAGTTGCGGAACCGTACAGTCGCTTGTTCAGAATACATTTCCGTATACAACGAATGTTTTAGTTTCCACGGGAGTACCTGCTGATAAAGAAGTTTCTTCAACAGCAACAGCAACTAATGTACAAACATGGTTCGGAGGAAATAACAATGCCCTGATAAAAGATGTAAGAATCTCTGACGCAAAAATTTCAGTAGCATCTCCTTCAGGAGGAAATCTGAGCGCATTTAAAACGATCAAAATATATGTTTCATCCAGCGGAACAGGGGAAAGGCTGATAGCATCCCGATCTAATATATCTACCAATTCTTCCAGTATGAATCTGGATCTGAATGACACCGGATTTCTGGATAATATTGTGAAGAGTTCAGGACTTACGGTAAGAACTGTGTATGAATTGAAGAACCAGACTTCTTCAGACATGAATATAAAAGTAGCCCTTAATTTCAGCAGTGTCCCTGCGAAATAATTGTTATAAAGACCATTTTTAAATAAAAACCCACCTTACAGCATTTCTGGAAGGTGGGTTTTTATTATGCCTGGTAAGTCTTTAATTCTTGTAAATATCGAATTGAAAGACTGAACGTTCCCGTCCTGGTGGGGAGGCAAATCAAAAATCTGATCTGACGGTTAAAGTTTGGTGAATTTTTCTACAACCCGTCTTGATCCTTCATTGATATTAATGATATACTGTCCGACAGAAAGGTCAGAAATATTAATTTTTTCACCTGAGGAAACCGTACTTTTTATCACTGATCTTCCATACATATTGACAATTTCAATGTACAGCTTCTTGTCATCATTACTTTGAATAGCGATATAGCTGCTGGATGGATTAGGATAGATTTTTACTTCCAGAGCAGGTAAAGCTTTGGCAGTAGAAACAGATTTGCCTTCCAATTGTAAAATTGCATTTCTTACATTCGGTAACGGACCTATTTTTTTATTGATATCAGTACCTCCCTGCGGAATTCCGGTGGAAACCAAAAGATTTCTCATAGCAGCCGGACTTAAGTTCTGACCGGTAGTCTGGCGGTAAAAAGACTGGATCAGTACTGCTGCAGACGCTACAGTAGGTGTCGCAGAGCTTGTTCCGCTGAAATAATTGTAAGTCCTGTTATTGTCATTGTCATACTTTGCATACGATCCATATCCTGCAGCCAGAACACTGCTTCCCCAGCCCTGTACATCCACTCTGCTTCCATAAGTGCTGAAGCTCTGTTTTGAATGGGTAGTATTAGGGGTTCCGGCACCAACAATGATCGCACCGCTGTTTCCTCTTGCTCTGTAGGTGGCATAAAAAGGATCATCAAGATCCTGATTTCCGTTTCCTGCGGCCGCAATGATGATAATTCCTGAATCGGTGGCTGCTTTTGTAAGGTCCCAGATCACACTATCATACTCAGCAGGGCAGTACTGACCGTCCTTTCCTCCAGTCTGCATTTCATATAAGATAATGTCTCCGGACTGGGAAGCATTGATGGATCTGCTTACTGCTGATGCTCTGTTGTATCCAACAGTAGTCCATTCCATATATCCCTTGATTTCTGCGGCATTATAAACAGCACCTGTAAGGCCGATATTATCTTTTACAGATCCTAAAATACTTACTACAGCTGTTCCATGATCCCGGTAGTTATTGTTTGCTAATCCGGAGTTAGGTAAATAGCCTGGTTCTAATTGAATAGAATTCTGATTAGATAACATTTCGTGAGTTTTGTAGAAGCCATATTCTACATCTCGGATACGAATATTTTGTCCTGTAATTCCTCTCGACCAGGCGTATTTTGCATTGATGCCCGGATTATCATTCAGATAAGTCTGAACGCTTTCCAGATCCGGAGTTGCTATAAACATATTAACCAAAGGGGGTTCAACCGGTGTACTGCTCATCACAGATACATATTCTATTTCAGGGAATTTTTCAAGCATTTGAGTGAGCCTTTGAAAAGCATCACCATTTTGAACAGGAACATTAGCTCTGAATATTCTTTTCAGCTTTTGAACAGATTCACCTGAATTACCATTCTGTCTGCTGCTGGCCATCATTTCGTTGATTTTTTCATCGCTGAAGCCCAGATCATAAGTAAATGATATTCCATTTTCCCTGACAAATCTTTCCAATTCCGGGTTTTTACTGAGTGCATCTTTTTCTGAAGTGACACTTTTTGAAAAGCAAACATAGATTAGATCGTTTTGTGGAGCACTGCGCTCTGAAGGAGTTTGTCCAAATGAAAGAAAGAAACAGAACACCAATAGTGTAAGGGGATTGATTTTTGTTTTCATACTGTTTTTATTAAATGGTTGTGAATTGGTTTGGATAATTTCAAAAATAGTAATAAAATGAAAACAAATCACGTTTTTGTGAATTTATTTTTCAATCAAGCTCTTTTGACTTTATATAAAGGATTTGTAACTCTTTTTATAAAAAATCCCTCTCAGTTTGCTGAAAAGGATTTTTTGTTTTTAGATAGAATAATGATCTACTATCACTAATATTCAGGCTGTTTTTCATTAATTTTATGATAGACAGTCAGTTTTTTATTCATGATTTTATCTTCAATTCCAATGCTGTCTTTATTAGCATTAACGAGCTTTGCTCCCTGAATAGGTTCTTTTTGTTCATCACTTTGGATATCAATTGAAGGGCATTTAAAACCATTAAAATATATGTTTCATCCAGCGGAACAGGAGAGAGGCTGACAGCATCCCGTTCTAACATCTCTATCAATTCATCTAGTATGAGCCTGGATCTGAATGATACAGAATTCCTGGATAGCATTGTAAAAAGCTCAGGGCTTACCATAAGAACGGTGTATGAGTTGAAGAACCAGACTTCTTCAGACATGAATAGTAAAGTAGCCCTTAATTTCAGCAGCGTTCCTGCGAAATAATTGTTCTAAAAAGATATTGAAAAAACGTCTTTCACCTCAGCTGAAAGACGTTTTTAATTTTAATCAATATATTTCAATTGAAGCAGTATTCTTCTAATGTGCCCGGTAATGAATTGATTATTATTGGTAAGCCAGATAATGGATATGTTTTTCTCAGGAATCATCAGCAAATGAGATTTAAAACCGCCCTGATCCCCTGCATGTTCTATTACTTTGACATGTTCCTCTGTTTTTATACCTGAATAAAAACCATTGTGAACAAACCATGTCCCGGTATGATCTGCTGCTTTCTCACTACTCCAGTTTATAGGATGATAGACTGTTTCAGATTCTTTAATAATGGCACAGCTTGTAAATTTACACTCCTGAATTGCTGAAATGTATTTTTTTAAATCCTCAACAGAGCTCCATACTCCTCCGTTACCAGCAGCTGCAAATGTCGGATACTCACCATAATCATATTCCTGATATACTTTATCTCTAAGGATATAGCCGTGAGCTACATTTTTATCAGGGAAATTACCATCCGTTATTGTGCTGCTATTCATTCCGGAAGGCTTGAATATATTTTCTGCAATAAAATGCTGCCATTTCATATAGCTTGCTTTTTCAATAACCAATGCTAATCCGTTATAAGCAGGATTGGAATAATTAAATTTACTTCCTGGTTCAAACTCTAAGGAGTCAGTCTGTTTTAAAGGGCTGAAATTTTCTTCATCTTTTGCCGTAAGATAATAAATACTATCTTTTTCAACATGTCTAAGATCTGGAAGACCTGAAGTATGTGTAAGAAGATGATGGAGCTTAACGGCATTCGCTATTTTTTTAACTTTAAAATCCGGAAAAAATTTCAAAAGATTGTCATTGACGGAAAGTTTATTTCTTTTTTGGAGTATTAAAATGCCGTAAGAAACAAAGGTCTTGGAAATAGAGCCTAGGTTTGAAACCGTTTTGGTTGTAAACTTTTCCTTTGTTTTAAGGTCTGCAAGACCAAATGAGTTTTCATATAGCGTTTTACCACCCTGCTGGATCAATATACTGCCTCCAGGTCCGTTTGCATTAAAAATATTTGAAAAAGCAGAGTCCAGTTTTGTCTTTAAAAGTTCATCACGGCTTTGGCCAAGACAAAATCCTGTACTAAAGAAGAATAAGAATAAAAATTTTAACGTACGGTTTGAGGAAAAAAATATTGTTCTGGGGATAATTTTTGTTTTCATTTCTCTTAGGTATTAGTACTGCTTACGATCAGGTAGATTCCCAATCCTAAAATCTAATTCTTTAGTGTGCTAATTATCAGTTTTTTGTAATCGAATCCATCACAATGGTTACAGGCCCGTCATTGATTAATGAAACTTTCATATCTGCTCCGAAAATACCGCTTTCAGTTTTCAATCTGGATTTTGCTATTTCTTCTTTAAAATAATCAAATAAGGGTACTGCTTTATCAGGTTTGGCAGCCTTAATGAAAGAAGGGCGATTACCTTTTTTATAATCTGCAATCAACGTAAATTGACTGATGCACAGTATCTCTCCGGAAATATCCTTTACAGAAAGATTGAGTTTGTCATCATCATCACTAAAAATTCTTAGATTCAATATTTTCTGTACCAGCCAATCTGCATCTGCTTTTTCATCATTCTCTTCAATACCTACCAGCAGCATTAATCCTTTTCCTATTTCCCCTACGATCTTTCCTTCTACTTTTACACTGGCTTCAGAGACTCTTTGTATAACGATCTTCATGTTGATTCTAATAGTAAATATTTAAAATTTTGCTTGCAGGGTCATAATTATACGTTGTATAGGTTTTAGGAGGAAGAGAGGTTTTTGCTCCGTCCAGTGGCTGGCCTGTTCTTAGTATCCATTTCGTACCATCTTTTGGACATACAATTGCAATATTATCTTTTACCTCAAGAGTGGTATCATTATCAGGACATAGATGAGGAGCATTCCGATCATAGATTTTGAATGAGTTTCCAACGCGGACAATAATTAATCCTCTGGTTCCGGATTGCTGTTCATTAACATAAATCCAACCGTCATCATAATTTAAATTGTTATATGCAGGAAGGTTTAAATTTAAAGTAACATTGATTGGATTACTTGGAAAACAGTTCACCGTATCTTCTCTGCTTCCACATGAGTTTATGGATAAATTACTGAAAATCAATAAAATGAAAATAGATAATATCGAAAAAGTTTTTTTCATTTCAATTTAAATTTTTATATATTTGTAAAAATTAAACGATTATAACACGTAAAACATTGTCCGGCAAATGTCGGATTATTTTTTTATACTAAAACTAAATTTTGAAAATTATGGCAAGCTATGTAACAAAGGAGGGCCTTGAGAAAATGAAAGCTGAGCTGGAACAGTTGGAAACTGTGGAAAGACCAAAGATTACTCAGCAGATCGCAGAAGCTAGAGACAAAGGTGATTTGTCTGAAAATGCAGAATATGATGCGGCTAAAGAGGCTCAGGGAATGCTTGAAATGAGAATTTCTAAGCTGAAAGACGTTATCTCAACTTCTAAAATTATAGACGAAAGCCAATTAGATACTTCAAAAGTTTCTATCTTAACTACAGTGAAGCTTAAGAATAATGCAACTAAACAGGAGCAGGTATTTACATTGGTACCGGATAACGAAAGCGACCTTAAGACAGGAAAAATTTCTGTAAACACTCCGATTGCTAAAGGACTATTGGGTAAAGCTAAAGGTGAAACCGCTGAAATTACTTTACCTAACGGAAATAAACTTTCTTTTGAAGTATTAGACATTTCTCTATAGTCTGATACCTATCTTTTATTTCTCAACTTCCAGTATTTAATCTCTAACTTTTATAAAATGAGCACTATATTCACAAAAATCATCAATGGCGAAATTCCCTCTTATAAAATTGCAGAGGATGAAAACTTTATTGCATTCCTCGACGCAATGCCTTTGGTGAAAGGACATACTCTGGTAGTTCCGAAAAAAGAAGTGGATTTGATTTTTGATCTTGAAAGTGAAGAATACAAAAACCTTTGGGGATTTGCCCAAGAGGTAGCCAAGAAGATCAAAACTGCAATTCCATGTGTAAGAGTAGGAGTAGCGGTTGTAGGACTTGAAGTTCCCCATGCTCACATTCATCTTATTCCTTTAAATAAGATGGAAGACATGAACTTCAGAAATGAAAGACTAAAATTAACGAACGAAGAATATACAGAGATTCAAAACTCAATTATTAATTCTTAAAACACAGAAAATCGTAAAAAAGTAATTTTTTACGATTTTCTTTAACATATACATATATTATATAAATATGAATCCAAACCAATGTTCTTTCTGCGGAAGAAAAAGAAATGAAGTACAGATGTTGATTTCTGGGCAGAACGGTTTTATTTGTGAAAATTGTATAGAGCAGGCGCATGTTATTGTGAAAGACAGTGCTTCAAAATCAGGACATTCACCAGCAGACAATATGGACGATCTTAAAAAACCAAAAGAGATCAAAGTGTTTCTTGATCAGTATGTCATCGGACAGGATCAGGCAAAAAAACAACTTTCCATTGCGGTGTACAATCATTATAAAAGATTGCTTCATGCTCAGGACGAAAACAGAGAAGTAGAGCTTGAAAAATCCAATATCATCATGATAGGGGAGACCGGAACAGGAAAAACGCTATTAGCTAAAACCATTGCACGAGAACTTAACGTTCCTTTCTGCATTGTGGATGCTACTATTTTAACAGAAGCGGGATATGTAGGAGAAGATGTGGAAAGTATCCTTTCAAGGTTATTGATGGTGGCAGACTATGATGTGGAAAAAGCGGAAAAAGGAATTGTCTTTATTGATGAAATTGATAAGATTGCAAGAAAATCAGATAATCCAAGTATTACAAGAGATGTATCCGGAGAAGGAGTACAGCAGGGATTACTGAAACTACTGGAAGGAAGCATTGTAAATGTACCACCACAGGGAGGAAGAAAGCATCCTGATCAAAAGTACATTCAGGTGAATACTCAGAATATTCTGTTTATTGCCGGTGGAGCCTTTGACGGAATTAAGGAAATCATCGAAAGAAGGATGAATAAGCAGGCTATTGGTTTCAGTTCCGAAAAAATCAATAAGACTGATGAAGAGGAGTATGTATTAACAAATATTAATGCCATAGATTTACGATCTTTTGGATTAATTCCCGAGCTTCTAGGAAGGTTTCCCATTATTACTTACCTCGATAAACTTACAAAAGAGACGCTGGTAAGAATTATGAAAGAACCTAAAAATTCAATTGTAAATCAATTTGTGGAACTTTTCAAAATGGATGGCACAGATTTGGTAATTACAGACGGTGCAATCGAAAAAATTGTTGAGGAAACTATTGAAAAAGGGTTAGGAGCAAGAGGTCTGAGAGGTACCACAGAAAAGGTTCTTGAAGACTATATGTTTTCAATCGGAGAGGAAAAAGAGATTGTATTAACGGAAGATAATATTTTGATTAATAGATAAAAAGTTTTTTTTTTAAAGAAAAAAATAATACCTTTGCGGGTGAAGATTGTATTAACACACAAATAATTTATACAATGAGAAAAAGTTTATTTGCTATAGGTCTTTTAGCAATTAGTTACTCTGTTCAGGCGCAGATACTATGTCATGTTGACACTAATGCTAATATGTATGTGAGCGAAGGCACCCTAGTGTATAGTGGTGGAGGTGTACAGACTAAAGGCTCAGGTCTTTTGGAAGTACACGGAAACGTTATGATAGAAGGTGCGGGCGGAGACGCTTTTAGGACATTAGATGCTGCTGGTACGGGTGCAAAAACCGATGGTGGAAATATTGTTCTAAAAATGAATACCCCTGCAACCTATGCTACATCTACGTACGGACAATTGTACATCAACGGATTATCCCAGTCCAATGTTACAGGTATTGTAAGTAAAGAGTATAGAACAGGAAAGCATGGTAACGGTAATTTCTACCAACAGATTGCTTTACCTTTTAATAACAAAGTATTAAACACTCTATCTCCGGAACTTAACAAAACTTTTACTGACGCCAGATATTCTAAAAATGAAATCCTATCTTGGGATAACGCTGCAGTCGTAAGTAAGACATTAACTACAGCTTCTGCTACTCAGGTCCCTTATGGATATTATATGCTCGGATCAAATAATAACAATTTAGATCTTAGTACTCCTCCAGGAGGAGCTAATGCTGTGTATACAGTAAATGGGCAGCCATTCTCAAACTTAACAACCATTAATTTACAGAATGCTGGTAATGGTATTAATTTCGGTCCAAACGGTACCGCGGTTAACATGTATAATGAATACTATAAGTCTTACCTTTATGATCAGTTTGAAGAAACTGCAACTCCTTGGTCTGGTACTTATGGTAAAAACATTTATCAATTTGGTAACCCTTTCTTAACGAATCTGGACTTATCCGCTATCGGATATGTTGAGACTACTCCGAATGGCATTACTGATGGTAATGCGATCAATAACATCTGGGCAGTTCAATATTATCCAGGAGAAGTAACGTATGTAAACAACGTAGGAAGTTCTGCTACAGATCCTCTTATTATGACATTCGATCAAACTACTCATGTTCCCATAGGAGACGTTAATAATCTTATGGTGAAACCAATGGGGACTTTCGTTATGAAGTTAAGGGATAACTCTCCTCAGACTTTCAACTTTAATACACTTAGAAGATTTAGCAATACGGCAAGACCTGCTAATACGGATTATAGTGTAAACGGTAAGAAAGCATTCAGTAAAGGTGCTGGCGGAACTATAAAGCAATTAGGAGTAATTGGTTTAGATGCTAACGGTAAAGAAGTAGGAAGAACCTATTATGTGGTTTCAGGACACGCTACTACAGGTCACCAGACTTCTACAGCAGCTACTGTACAGGCAGCTTCAGGGGATAACCTGATCGTTACCTATGAAGAGAAACCAAGTGGAGGTATAGATCCTAACTATCAATCAAACTATTCATTATATATCAATGAAGCTAACGAAAAAGATTTCTTAGGAAAAAATATTACTCTGAATAGTTTTGATTACAATGAGCCAGGGCAGACTCAGAAAATAGTTTCTTATAAATTCGAAGTTAGAGAAAATGCTGAAAAAATTCCAACCGGAGTTCATCAGTTATCTTCAGGAACAGGATTCTATTATAAATCGGCTAACGGTAATGTAGAAGAAGTGAAACAGGACGCAGTCATTCCTGTAAGTTCAAAGACTTACAGTCTGTATTATGGAGCTCCTGATAGAGGTTCGTTAACAACTAAAGAAGACACCTCATCACTTTCAAGAACAATGGTTGTGTATAACCCGGCGGTTAGCAACTATATTGTAAGATTTGACAAAAATTGGAAAAAAGCAGATATTGAAGTTTATGATATGAGTGGTAAACTTATCATCTCTAAAAAGGCTGTAGATACAGCTAAGGATTTTGTAATCGAACTGGATGGTTCTGTGAAGAGTTCTTATGTTGTAAAAGTAGTTTCTGATAAAGGAGTAATAGTTAACACCAAAATCTTAAAATAAATAATATGAAAGCTATAAATAAACTAGTATCCGCTCTTTTGCTTTTTGTAGTGTCTTTTGCTTACGCTGAAGAGATACCACCAGCTCCTACTTCTACAGCTAGGGGAGGAATTGGAGGTGTTGGTCCAGGGGCACCTGCTTCACCAATTGATATGTATGTCTATTTACTTGCTGCGGTAGCCATTGTATTCATTGCATTCTACACAAAGAAGTATAAAAGTATAAAAGCATAAAATTTTATTAAAATAATAGGAAACTCTCTGATTACTCAGAGAGTTTTTTTATTTTTACTCAATGAAAAAGATTTATACATTATCTGCGGTTTTAGCTGCACTTGCACTGCAGGCTCAGTTTACAGTTACAGTTCAGACACCGGCAGATTTTAAAGATCAGGATGCCATTCTATATACACTAAACGGCTCAAAAGATATTATTGTTACCAAAGAAAAGAGTAAGAATAATACATGGACATTTAAATATCCAAATAACTATATGGGGATGATGAAGATTTACTTCCCCACAACCAATAACACAGTAAGTTTTATTTCTGAAAATAAGAATGTAAATATCAAACTTGATATTCAGAATAATAAGGTGAAGGATGTTGCTTATCTGGATGAAGCTAATGAGCTAATGAGCAAGCAACAGGAAGGTTCTCAAAAGAAAGAACTTATTCTTCCGGCTTTAACTCAGATTAAAGAATACTATAAAGATAATACGGATTTTGGAAAAGCTCTGAAAACAGAGATTGATAGGCTTTCCGGTACATCTTCTTCCATTGACGCTGCTAAGCATCCATTTATAACTTATTACAATACCAATTATAGCAAGTTTCTGGGAAATGCTGCGGATGGTAGTAAAAAGGTTGATCAGGAGGAAATCATTAACTTCCTGGATAAGTCTAATGATATGCTTGAAAGTTCATCGTTATTGAGACCCGTATTAGTGTCTTATCTGAACTCTGGGGGGAATACGAATGTTGCAGGCTCAGTAGATAAA from Chryseobacterium indologenes encodes the following:
- a CDS encoding signal peptidase, whose amino-acid sequence is MKAINKLVSALLLFVVSFAYAEEIPPAPTSTARGGIGGVGPGAPASPIDMYVYLLAAVAIVFIAFYTKKYKSIKA
- the clpX gene encoding ATP-dependent Clp protease ATP-binding subunit ClpX, whose protein sequence is MNPNQCSFCGRKRNEVQMLISGQNGFICENCIEQAHVIVKDSASKSGHSPADNMDDLKKPKEIKVFLDQYVIGQDQAKKQLSIAVYNHYKRLLHAQDENREVELEKSNIIMIGETGTGKTLLAKTIARELNVPFCIVDATILTEAGYVGEDVESILSRLLMVADYDVEKAEKGIVFIDEIDKIARKSDNPSITRDVSGEGVQQGLLKLLEGSIVNVPPQGGRKHPDQKYIQVNTQNILFIAGGAFDGIKEIIERRMNKQAIGFSSEKINKTDEEEYVLTNINAIDLRSFGLIPELLGRFPIITYLDKLTKETLVRIMKEPKNSIVNQFVELFKMDGTDLVITDGAIEKIVEETIEKGLGARGLRGTTEKVLEDYMFSIGEEKEIVLTEDNILINR
- a CDS encoding T9SS type A sorting domain-containing protein, whose protein sequence is MRKSLFAIGLLAISYSVQAQILCHVDTNANMYVSEGTLVYSGGGVQTKGSGLLEVHGNVMIEGAGGDAFRTLDAAGTGAKTDGGNIVLKMNTPATYATSTYGQLYINGLSQSNVTGIVSKEYRTGKHGNGNFYQQIALPFNNKVLNTLSPELNKTFTDARYSKNEILSWDNAAVVSKTLTTASATQVPYGYYMLGSNNNNLDLSTPPGGANAVYTVNGQPFSNLTTINLQNAGNGINFGPNGTAVNMYNEYYKSYLYDQFEETATPWSGTYGKNIYQFGNPFLTNLDLSAIGYVETTPNGITDGNAINNIWAVQYYPGEVTYVNNVGSSATDPLIMTFDQTTHVPIGDVNNLMVKPMGTFVMKLRDNSPQTFNFNTLRRFSNTARPANTDYSVNGKKAFSKGAGGTIKQLGVIGLDANGKEVGRTYYVVSGHATTGHQTSTAATVQAASGDNLIVTYEEKPSGGIDPNYQSNYSLYINEANEKDFLGKNITLNSFDYNEPGQTQKIVSYKFEVRENAEKIPTGVHQLSSGTGFYYKSANGNVEEVKQDAVIPVSSKTYSLYYGAPDRGSLTTKEDTSSLSRTMVVYNPAVSNYIVRFDKNWKKADIEVYDMSGKLIISKKAVDTAKDFVIELDGSVKSSYVVKVVSDKGVIVNTKILK
- a CDS encoding TlpA family protein disulfide reductase, producing MKKIYTLSAVLAALALQAQFTVTVQTPADFKDQDAILYTLNGSKDIIVTKEKSKNNTWTFKYPNNYMGMMKIYFPTTNNTVSFISENKNVNIKLDIQNNKVKDVAYLDEANELMSKQQEGSQKKELILPALTQIKEYYKDNTDFGKALKTEIDRLSGTSSSIDAAKHPFITYYNTNYSKFLGNAADGSKKVDQEEIINFLDKSNDMLESSSLLRPVLVSYLNSGGNTNVAGSVDKLLDRLKVETPRGQTVLSELIDIFDVYQMDEFKNKYLGLAKNLKCTINDRLASTLKSNANVEMGAVFPNYKFQSATNTTAKSIYDVKADKKVIVFWSSTCSHCESELPKLLEKYNDLKAKNIQVIALSLDVDKSSYSKKITAFPWINDSELRGWNSSYVDTYNVHATPTYFILDANNKIINKPDHVGNVLEYFMLK